DNA from Pseudomonas putida:
CAAGGCCAACGGCGGCACCCTGGTGTTCAACAGCCGTAGAACCGCCATCCCGCTGGTGAGTGGGGTAGACCCCGAAGATGGGGAACCTTTCACCATCGGTGGTCACAGTGCACCGCTGCATGACCCGACCGCGATCCTGTATGTGCGCAAGGCCGACCTCGATGCCAGCACTGGCAAGCTCAAGGCAGGTGTCCCGGTAGAGCCGCTGGTACTGCGCGCCAACGCTGGCGACTGCATCAGCATCACCCTGGAAAACCGCCTGCCACTGGTGATGCCAGACCTGCCAAGTACCGCCGTGATGCACAACGTGGTCAAGCGTGACCGCTTCGGTAGCGAGGGCTCCACCGCCTTCGCCAACAACCTGATGCGGCCGTCCAGCCACGTGGGCCTGCATGCCCAGTTGCTGGCCTACGACATCACCAAGTCAGACGGTGCCAACGTTGGCCTGAACCCGGTGCAGACCGTGCCACCCCGTGCCGGCACCAGCGGCGCCTACCCAACCAAGGTGTACCAGTACTACGCCGGCCACCTGGAGCGTGAAGGCAAACCGGTGTCGCAACTTGGCCGCACCGTGGACAACATCAACACCACGGCCATCGAGTTCGGCGGCCTCAACCTGACCCCGTCGGACTTCATCAAGCAGCCGCAAAAAGGCCTGGTGGGCGCCATGAGCATTCTGCCGCAAACCGCCACCTGGACCGAAGACACCGCCACCCGTGCCCAGGCCACGGTGAAGGTCAGCGGCCAGCCAGATTACCGCGACTTCGTCACGGTGTGGCAACGTGCGCTGAACATGCGCTGGGCCGATGGTCGCCCGGTAGAAGGCATCAATACCGAAGGCAACGGCGCTGCCGGTGACCCGCAGGACAACGGCAACATGGCGGTCAACTACAAGACCGAGCCGTTGTGGCTGCGCTTCGGCATGGCCCCCGACTCGCCATTCGGCCGCGCCAATGGCCTGGGCTTTGGTGATGTGCCCAACGCCCACATGGCGTACGCCAACGCCTTGGTCGGTGGCGACCCGCAGACCCCGGTGCTGTACGCCAAGCCTGGTCAGCCCGTGCGCAACCATATCGTGATGCCCAGTGGGGGCAGCCGCGGCATGGTCTACCAGCTGGACGGGCACATATGGCCACTGCACAACTACCAAGCCGAGAAGAGTGATGTGGACGGCTACCCGATGAGTCTGCCGGGTATCGGTTCGGTGCGCTTCGGCAACAACCCGATGGCCATGTACATCGGCGCGCAGGAAAGCGTACTGCCAGCGGCGCACTTCAGCTTCATGCTGCCCAGTGCCGGCGGTGCCAACGCGGTGGCGGGTGACTACCTGTTCCGCGACTACGCCGCCTACGGCAACCTTTCGGGGCTGTGGGGAATCTTGCGGGTGACCAACGAAGCGCCGCCGGCAACGGCCCCGGCGCAGTGACGGAAAAGGAGCGCGAGCATGAACAAAAAGACTCGCCCTGCTTACTTGGGGGTAATGTTGGGTGTGGCGCTGATTGGCCTGGGCGTGGCGTATGAAAAGCTCTGGTGCGACCCGCGCGAGCTGTTGCAGGAACCTGCCGACCCGCAGGCCCTGCACCGGCTCAGCCGGGACGGCGTCACCGTGGAGTTCGAAGCCCGACCGTTGGCCGGCGGGGAGCTGAAGGAAGGCAGCTTCGCCAACATCCGTTTCAAGCTCAGCGACCAGAGCAGTGGCCAGCCGCTGTCGGGCATGGCCCCAGGGGCGTGGATCGACCCCGCGCAGTCGGCCCCGTTGGGTGACCGCGAGCAAAGCTGCAAGGCGCGGGTCGCGCTGTTTCTCAAGAGCAGCATCGGGGCCCGGCCGCTGCTCGACCTGAACAGCTACTTCCTGCTGATGCTGAACAAGGACGCCAGCCTGACCGTGATCGACCCGACTGTGTCGGTGGGCGGCGTGACCAGCACCATGGCCCGCATCGACCTGCCCGGACGGCCCATGGACTGGGTGGCCACCAGCGACGACAAGCAGGTGTTCGTGTCGATCCCCGAGCGCGGCAAGGTGGCGGTGATCGACACCGAAACCTTCACCCGTGTCGCCGATCTGGACGCCGGCGACCAGCCGCTGCGCGTGGCCTTGCAGCCGGACCAACACCGGCTGTGGGTTGGCAACAACAGCAGCGACCCGGCCAAAGGCGGGGTAACCGTGATCGACGTGCCGGGGCGCAACACCCTGAAAAGCTTCAATACCGGCACCGGGCACCACGAAATCGCCTTCAGCGCTGACTCGCGCTATGCCTACGTCAGCAACCGCGACAGCGGCACCCTGAGCGTCATCGACATCCCGGAAATGCGCCTGGCCAAGACCATCAAGGTTGGCCCGCACCCGCTCTCGGTCAGCTATTCGGCGCTGTCCCAGGCCGTCTACGTGGTCGATGGCGAGGAGGGCAGCGTGCGGGTCTTCGACGCCCGCAGCCATCAGCTGCGCCACACGGTCAAGGCCGAGCAGGGCCTGGGGCCGATGCGCTTCAGCAGCGATGGCCGCTACGGCATCGTGCTCAATACCCTGGAGAACCAGGCGCTGGTCATAGATGCCAGTACCGACAAGCTGATCCACCACATCCCGGTGGCGGCCGAACCGTACCAGCTGACCTTCACCAAGGGCTATGCCTACATACGTGGCCTGGCTTCGCCCAAGGTCACCATGATCAACCTGTCCAGCCTGGGCGAGGGGCGTGCACCGATCGTGCAAGGTTTCGAGGCCGGCCCGGCAGCGCCGCGCCAGGCAGGTGACCTGCCGCTGGCCCAGGGGCTGTCGGTGTCACGCGATGACAACTCGGTGTTCGTGGTCAACCCGGTGGACAACACCACCTACTTCTACGCCGAAGGCATGAACGCGCCAATGTCCGGCTACAACAACCGTGGCCACCAGGCCCGCGCGGCCATCGTCGTCGACCGCAGCCTGCGTGAAGTGGCGCCTGGGGTGTATGGCTCGACCGTGAAGCTGCCCGCCGCCGGCAAGTTCGACGTGGCCTTCCTGCTCAACCAGCCGCAGATCATCCATTGCTTCAGCACCGATGTGGCCGCAGCGCCCAATGCCAGCAAACGCAAGGGCGCGCGTGCCGAGTTCATCGGCCTCGACCAGCCTTTGCCGCAGCACAGCGACTTTACCGCGCGGGTGCGTATCGTCGGCGACGACGGCCAGCCACGCCTGGGCCTGAACGACCTGAGCCTGCGCTACTTTCTGGCGCCATCGTCGATGCCGCGCAACCTGCAGCTGCAAGAGGTGGGCGAGGGTGTGTATCAGGCGGCGCTGAACCTGCCTGAAGCCGGCGCCTGGTACCTGCATGTGCAGTCGCCCTCGCTGGGGCGCAAGTTTGCCGAAGAAAACTACACCAGCCTGCGCGTCCTGCCGGCTGCAGCGACCAACGCTTCCCAGACTGACGTGAGGAATGTGCGATGAACGCCAAGCATGCTTTCACACTGTTGGCCCTGAGCCTGGCGTTTGCCAGCAACCTGGCCCTTGCCCACGCCGGTCACGACCATGACGGCCATGGCGCGCAACCGCCAGCGGCTCGCCAGGAAAAGACCAGCGTGCGCTTTGCCGATGTTTCGCTGCTTAACCAGGACGGCATGCCGGTACGCCTGGAGAAAGACCTGGTAAGCGACCACCTGGTGGTCATGGGCTTCATCTACACCAGCTGCACCACGGTGTGCCCGGTGGTGTCGTCGATCATGGGCAAGGTCCAGCAGCAGCTGGGTGGCCGGGTAGGCGAGGAGATCCACATGGTGTCGATCAGCGTCGACCCTCAGCGTGACGATGCCAAGCGCCTGCAAGACTACGCCAAGGCCTTCCAGAAGGGGCCGGGCTGGAGCTGGCTGACCGGCACCCCGTACGCCGTCACCGAGACCCTCAAGGGCCTGGGTAGCTTCAGTGCCGACCTCAGCCAGCACCCGCCGCTGATCCTGGTGGGTGACGGGCGCAGTGGGCACTGGACACGTTACTACGGCTTCACCGACCCGGCGGTACTGATCGAAGAGATCAACCGCCTCAGCGCCCGCCGGGTGCATGCCAAGAGCACTGCCATTGCCGACCGTCACGAGGTGCAACCATGAGCACTGCAAGCTCCCGCCGCGCAAGCATGCGCGGGTTCGACTGGCTGGTGCTGGGTGGTTGCCTGTGGATTCTGGCCTCGGTGGCCTTCGCCCACGAAGGCCATGCGCCACAGGCCCCCGAGCCGCAGCCGGCGCCGCAGGCGATGACCAGTGGTGGCGGCACCCGTGATGCCCAGACCTGGTTCACCGACACGGTGTTGAAGGACCAGAATGGCCGCGAGCTGCGCTTTTACAGCGACGTGCTCAAGGACAAGGTGGTGATGCTTAACGTGATCTTCACCCACTGCACCGACGCGTGCCCGCTGATTACCCGCAAGTTGCGTGAAGTGCGCGAAGCGATGGGGCCGCAGCTGGCCAGCCAGGTGACTTTCGTGTCGATCAGCAGTGACCCGCTGAACGACACCCCGCAGGCATTGAAGGCGTTCGCCGAGAAGCAGGGCGTGGATGGGCCGAACTGGCTGTTCTTGACCGGCGACAAGGCCAATGTCGACCTGGTGCTGGGGCGTATAGGGCAGTTCCTGCCCAGCCCTGAGCAGCATTCGACTCAGCTGATTGCCGGTGACGTGGCCGGCAAACGCTGGAGCAAGATCCGCCCGGATGCGCCACCGGCGGCGATTGCCCAGCGCATGCAGCTGTTGGCTCAGCCACTGGCAGGCCGGTGATTGCCATGGTGCGTTCCCTGTGGAGTCAACCTCTGAGGGGGCAGCCTTTGTGGGAGCGGCCTTGCGTCGCCAAAGGGCTGCGCAGCAGCCCCAGCACTGGCAGCCTTGACCCCGAAAGTGGGGAGCGTTGCGCGCTCCTTTTGCGACGCAAGGCCGCTCCCACAGGGCTTGCGATCTGCTTGGCATGCTTGCTGGGCATGTCGCCTTTTGCCTCTGCACTGGACCTCACCGACCACGAGCAAGCCGGCAAACGCCTGTACCGCGAAGGTGTCTCCAGCAGCGACGCCCAGCTGCAAGCGCGGGTCGGCGCCAGCGATATGGCGGTGCCCGCCAGCGTACTGCCCTGCGCCAGCTGCCATGGCAACGACGGCCGTGGCCGCGCCGAAGGCGGTGTGCGCCCGCCCAGCCTCGACTGGCAACGCCTGGCACTCGGCCAGGGCACACGCGAGGCCAACGGCCGCAGCTACCCTGCCTATACCGACAGCAGCCTGGCCCGCGCCATCCAGCATGGCGTCGACCCGGCAGGCAACCGCCTGGACCCGGCCATGCCACGCTTCGAACTGACCCTGGCCGACCAGCGCAACCTCACCGCCTATCTGAAGCGGCTAGCCCAGGAACGCGACCCAGGTGTGGAGGAGGGTGTGCTGCGCCTGGGCACCTTGCTGCCCGCGAGCGGCCCGCTGGCCGAAGCCGGGCAAGTGATACAGGCCGTGCTGGAAGATGGCCTGGCGCAGCTCAACCAGCAAGGCGGCATCCACGGCCGGCGCTTGGAACTGGTAGTGCTTGACCCAGGTTTCGATCCCGCCAGCGCCGAACGCGCCTTGCACCAGTTGCTGGAGCAAGAGCGGGTGTTCGCCCTGGTCACGCCATTGGCACCGATGCTCGACCAGCGCCTGACGACCTTGTTGGCGCCACAGAACGTACCGCTGATTGGCAGCACCCCACGCAGCGGCGGCAGCGCACAAATCTTCGACCCGCTACCCGGCCTGCCCGAGCAACTGCTGAGCCTGGCAGGCCATGCCCGTACAACGCTGGGGCTGGCCGCGGATGAGCTGCGCGTGGTGTATGCCGGCAACGAACAGGCCGCGTTGGCCGAGCAGGTGCGCGAGCGTTTGCTGCAGCAAGGCTGGGCGCCACCGGCCATCCAGGCGTTCGACGGCCAGGCGGTGGACGGGCAGGGCATCGTCTTCCTTGGCCGCGCCCAGGCCTTCGCCGAGTTGGCGGCGGCGTTGCAGGCGGCGGGCCGCCAGCCTTATCTGTTCGCCGCTTCCAGCCAAGTGGCCGGTGCGGTGGCACGCGTGCCCGAGCAGTGGTCGCAACGGCTGTTTCTGGCCTACCCCTACGTGCCGGAGGATTGGACCGAGCAAGGCCTGGCAACCCTCGCCGGGCTGCAGCAGCGCCAGGGCCTGGACCCACGCCAGGCGTCGTTGCAGGTCAACACGTTGTGCGCGTTGCAGCTGTTGAGTGAAGCGCTGAAACAGATTGGCCGTGATGCCAGCCGCGAGCAGCTGATTGCTGCGCTGGAAGGCCTGCACGATGTGCCTACCGGCCTGACCCCGGCGCTGGGCTTCGGCCCCGGCCGCCGCCAGGGCATGGCCGGGGCCCATGTGGTGGCGGTGGCCCTGCCGGGGCCACGCTTTACTGCGGTCACACCGTACCGGCCTGTGCCGGACACCCCCTGAGCGGAGGTTGCCATGCGTATCGTATTGTTGTGCCTGTTGCTGGTGCTGGCCAGGGCGAGCTGGGCCGATGTGCCGGCGGCGCGGGTCAATGGTGTGGAGATCGAGCTGTTGCGCCTGGAGCGCTACTTCAGCGAGTACCTGGACGCCCAGGGCCGTGCGGTGACCAGTATCCGCAACCCAGGCCTGTACAAGCGCCTGCGTGACCAGGCGCTGGACGAACTGATCGACAAGGAGCTGTTGTGGCAGGAAGCGCAACGCCAAGGCATTGCCGTCAGCGATGAACGGGTGTCGGCGCACGTCGGTGAAGTGGAAGCAGCCTTTGGCAGCCCGGCGGTTTTCGAACGGCGGCTGGCAGAGGCAGGCTTCGATAGGGCACAGTACACTGAATACACCCGGCAGGACATGGCAGCCCAGCAGGTGTATGCCCAGCTCAGCGCAGTCGACGCGCCGAGCCAGGGCGAAGTGGAGGCATTCTATGATGCCAACAAAGAAAGACTGCAAGGAGCGCAGAACCAAAGTGATAACCCTTCGGTCATACGCGAACAGGGCCTGGTCTTGGCCAGGGCTACGCTCATCGGTCAACGCGAGGCGCAGGCGCGCCAATCCGTGCGCCAACGTTTGCGCGAATCCGCTAAAGTGGAGATCGCCGACTGAGGCCCACGATGGCGTTTCCCCAATGCTGGGGAATTAAGGTTTGGCAATGTGCCATCATTCCCCCCGCTTGTGGGGAACCGGTTGGGTGCGCGTGCTCAGCGTATTTCGGGTGCTGGCCGGCACCCTTGGCAAATCAGTGACTTACAGCGGTGCAACATGACTATTCACGCCTGGCACGAAGCCTGCTCAAGCCTTGTTAAGGGCGCACTTCGCAGACCGGGTAACCGGGCAGTTTTTAGGAGTCGACCTTGGTGAACAGAGTATTGGTAGTCGATGACGAACAGACTCTTGCGCAGAACCTGCAAGCGTACCTGCAGGCGCAAGGCCTGGAAGTTCATGTTGCCCACGACGGTGCCAGTGGTATCGAACAGGCTGAAAGCCTGGCACCGCAAGTAGTTGTGCTGGATTACCGCTTGCCCGACATGGAGGGTTTTCAGGTTCTGGAGGCTGTACGCAAGAACAGGCAATGCCACTTCGTGCTGATTACCGCCCATCCCACCGTCGAGGTGCGTGAGCGGGCCGCCGAACTGGGTGTGAGTCATGTCCTGTTCAAGCCGTTCCCACTGGTGGAACTGGCCCGTGCAATCTTCGACCTGATGGGCATCGAGCGCCGGCGCAGGGCCACGGACAACCCGGCAGAAGGGTTCGTCGAACGACGCCAGAACAGGAACGAATCGTTCCCCCTGCAGTTGTACGATGGAAGCTGGGTATTGGCCGACCGCCGCCGTAATGGCGTCAAGCCGCCAGGGCCCGACGACGATCAACTGCTCACAGGGGAATAGCGGCGCCCGCACCCCTGGCCGAGCCAGCCTGCGACGCGCCCCTGAGCGGAGTCGCAGGCCATGTCAGAAGCATTCGATGCAGCAGTATCAGCCTACCCCCGCGACCTGTTGGCCCAAGCCCGCCTGCAAGCCAGTGATGAGCGCCTGCTCAATTGCCTGGAACGCCTGGCCTGCGACACCCCCGATACCTTCACCCGCCGCCTGGGCCTGACCCTGCACTACCCGGTACTGGACAGCCACACCCTGCTGGCCAGCAACCCACGCTTCGACAAGGTGTCCCTGGCCCAGTGCCTGAAGCGCGAATTCGTGCTGATCGAGCAAAACGGCCAGTTGCTGGGCGTGTTCGCCGACCCCTTCGACCACACCCGCCTGGCCTGGATCGACGATGTGCTGCAAGGCGCGCCGCTGTACCTGGCCCACGCCGCCGAACTGGCCACCTTTCTGGCCCGGCACGAAGAAAGCTTCCATGCAGTCGATGCCCTGGACCACGACCCCGAGGCCAGCAGCGAAAGCGACCCGCTGCAACGCCTGTCACTGGCCAGTATCAGCGAAGACCAAAGCCGCGTGGTCAAACTGGTCAACTCCACCCTGTACGATGCGCTCAAGCTGCACGCCAGCGACATCCACCTGGGCATGACCGGCCAGGGCCTGACCATCAAGTACCGTATCGACGGCGTGCTCAACGGTGCCGGCAAAGCCAGCGGCAGCGCCTTTGCCGACCAGGTGATTTCGCGGATCAAGGTCATGGCCGAGCTGGACATCGGCGAAAAGCGCGTACCTCAGGACGGGCGCTTCAAGGTCGCCGTGGGCGATCGGCAAATCGACTTTCGGGTGTCGATCATGCCCAGCATCTTCGGTGAGGACGCCGTACTGCGGGTGCTCGACAAGCAGGACTTGTCCGACCGGGTCAGCGGCGTGCAGTTGCAAGCCCTGGGCTTTGCCGACGAAACCCTGCGCGCCCTGCGCCGGCTGGCCGCCGAACCTTACGGCATGATCCTGGTGACCGGCCCCACCGGCAGCGGCAAGACCACCACCCTGTACGCCATGATCAGCGAGATCAACCACGGCGTGGACAAGATCATCACCATCGAAGACCCGGTCGAGTACCAACTGCCCGGCGTGCTGCAGATCCCGGTCAACGAGAAGAAGGGCCTGACCTTCGCCCGTGGCCTGCGCTCGATCCTGCGCCATGACCCGGACAAGATCCTGGTTGGCGAAATCCGCGACCCCGACACCGCCCAGATTGCCGTGCAGTCGGCGCTCACCGGCCACCTGGTGTTCACCACCATCCACGCCAACAACGTATTCGACGTGATCGGCCGCTTCAGCCAGATGCAGGTCGACCCCTACAGCTTCGTTTCCGCGCTCAATGCAGTGCTGGCCCAGCGCTTGATTCGCCTGGCCTGCCCGCACTGCGCCACGGCCTGCGAACACGATGACGACACCCTGTATGGCTCGGGCCTGACCCGCGAGGCCGTAGCCGGTTGGACCTTCGTGCGCGCCCAGGGCTGCGGCCAATGCCGGGGCAGTGGCTACCGCGGCCGCAGCGCCATTGCCGAACTGCTGCACCTGGACGACGACCTGCGGCAAATGATCGTGGAGCGCCGCCCCCTGGCGCAAATCAAGACGCTTGCCTGCCAGCGCGGCCTGCGCCTGCTGCGGGCCTCGGCCCTGGACCTGGTCCGCGATGGCCGTACCACCCTTGAGGAGATCAACCGTGTCACATTCATCTGATCGTTTCTGCGCTGTATTGGGCGCCGAGGGTGTCGGCCTGGGTCGCTGGCACAATAACCACCACCAATGGCTGGGTAGCCGTGAGTTCAGCTGCGATGCCGCCCAACCGGCCTGGGCAGCCGCCGTCGATGCACTGGCCGCGCTGCTGGCCGAGCATGCCGTACGTGGCGCCCAGTTGCGGGTATTGCTGTCGGCCCGCTACAGCCGCTTCTGCCTGGTGCCCTGGAGCGATGCCATCGGCCACCCCCGCGAACTGGATGCCTATGCCCGGGCCTGCTTCGAAAACCTCTACGGGCAGCCCTTGGACGACTGGCGCATCGTGCTGTCGCCTGAGCCTGCCGGTGCTGCCCGCATCGCCACGGCGCTGCCCGAAGCCCTGCTGCAACGGCTTCAGGCGCTGGGCCGGGAAAGCCGCCTGAACCTGCGTTCGGTGCAGCCGTACCTGATGGCCGCCTACAACCGTTGCTCGCCGCAGCTGGAGCAAGGCGACTTCCTGTTCGTGCTGGCCGAACCGCGCCGCAGCGTGCTGCTGCTGGCTGCAGGTGGGGCCTGGCAGCAAGTGCTGGCGCAAGGTTGTGCCGACAGTGACCAGGCCCTGCAAGCGCTGATCGAGCGCACCTGCGAGCTGTACGGCGAGCACCTGCCACGGGTGTACCTGCA
Protein-coding regions in this window:
- a CDS encoding ABC transporter substrate-binding protein; this encodes MSPFASALDLTDHEQAGKRLYREGVSSSDAQLQARVGASDMAVPASVLPCASCHGNDGRGRAEGGVRPPSLDWQRLALGQGTREANGRSYPAYTDSSLARAIQHGVDPAGNRLDPAMPRFELTLADQRNLTAYLKRLAQERDPGVEEGVLRLGTLLPASGPLAEAGQVIQAVLEDGLAQLNQQGGIHGRRLELVVLDPGFDPASAERALHQLLEQERVFALVTPLAPMLDQRLTTLLAPQNVPLIGSTPRSGGSAQIFDPLPGLPEQLLSLAGHARTTLGLAADELRVVYAGNEQAALAEQVRERLLQQGWAPPAIQAFDGQAVDGQGIVFLGRAQAFAELAAALQAAGRQPYLFAASSQVAGAVARVPEQWSQRLFLAYPYVPEDWTEQGLATLAGLQQRQGLDPRQASLQVNTLCALQLLSEALKQIGRDASREQLIAALEGLHDVPTGLTPALGFGPGRRQGMAGAHVVAVALPGPRFTAVTPYRPVPDTP
- a CDS encoding SurA N-terminal domain-containing protein, which produces MRIVLLCLLLVLARASWADVPAARVNGVEIELLRLERYFSEYLDAQGRAVTSIRNPGLYKRLRDQALDELIDKELLWQEAQRQGIAVSDERVSAHVGEVEAAFGSPAVFERRLAEAGFDRAQYTEYTRQDMAAQQVYAQLSAVDAPSQGEVEAFYDANKERLQGAQNQSDNPSVIREQGLVLARATLIGQREAQARQSVRQRLRESAKVEIAD
- a CDS encoding cytochrome D1 domain-containing protein → MNKKTRPAYLGVMLGVALIGLGVAYEKLWCDPRELLQEPADPQALHRLSRDGVTVEFEARPLAGGELKEGSFANIRFKLSDQSSGQPLSGMAPGAWIDPAQSAPLGDREQSCKARVALFLKSSIGARPLLDLNSYFLLMLNKDASLTVIDPTVSVGGVTSTMARIDLPGRPMDWVATSDDKQVFVSIPERGKVAVIDTETFTRVADLDAGDQPLRVALQPDQHRLWVGNNSSDPAKGGVTVIDVPGRNTLKSFNTGTGHHEIAFSADSRYAYVSNRDSGTLSVIDIPEMRLAKTIKVGPHPLSVSYSALSQAVYVVDGEEGSVRVFDARSHQLRHTVKAEQGLGPMRFSSDGRYGIVLNTLENQALVIDASTDKLIHHIPVAAEPYQLTFTKGYAYIRGLASPKVTMINLSSLGEGRAPIVQGFEAGPAAPRQAGDLPLAQGLSVSRDDNSVFVVNPVDNTTYFYAEGMNAPMSGYNNRGHQARAAIVVDRSLREVAPGVYGSTVKLPAAGKFDVAFLLNQPQIIHCFSTDVAAAPNASKRKGARAEFIGLDQPLPQHSDFTARVRIVGDDGQPRLGLNDLSLRYFLAPSSMPRNLQLQEVGEGVYQAALNLPEAGAWYLHVQSPSLGRKFAEENYTSLRVLPAAATNASQTDVRNVR
- a CDS encoding SCO family protein is translated as MSTASSRRASMRGFDWLVLGGCLWILASVAFAHEGHAPQAPEPQPAPQAMTSGGGTRDAQTWFTDTVLKDQNGRELRFYSDVLKDKVVMLNVIFTHCTDACPLITRKLREVREAMGPQLASQVTFVSISSDPLNDTPQALKAFAEKQGVDGPNWLFLTGDKANVDLVLGRIGQFLPSPEQHSTQLIAGDVAGKRWSKIRPDAPPAAIAQRMQLLAQPLAGR
- a CDS encoding response regulator encodes the protein MVNRVLVVDDEQTLAQNLQAYLQAQGLEVHVAHDGASGIEQAESLAPQVVVLDYRLPDMEGFQVLEAVRKNRQCHFVLITAHPTVEVRERAAELGVSHVLFKPFPLVELARAIFDLMGIERRRRATDNPAEGFVERRQNRNESFPLQLYDGSWVLADRRRNGVKPPGPDDDQLLTGE
- a CDS encoding SCO family protein, whose amino-acid sequence is MNAKHAFTLLALSLAFASNLALAHAGHDHDGHGAQPPAARQEKTSVRFADVSLLNQDGMPVRLEKDLVSDHLVVMGFIYTSCTTVCPVVSSIMGKVQQQLGGRVGEEIHMVSISVDPQRDDAKRLQDYAKAFQKGPGWSWLTGTPYAVTETLKGLGSFSADLSQHPPLILVGDGRSGHWTRYYGFTDPAVLIEEINRLSARRVHAKSTAIADRHEVQP
- a CDS encoding GspE/PulE family protein encodes the protein MSEAFDAAVSAYPRDLLAQARLQASDERLLNCLERLACDTPDTFTRRLGLTLHYPVLDSHTLLASNPRFDKVSLAQCLKREFVLIEQNGQLLGVFADPFDHTRLAWIDDVLQGAPLYLAHAAELATFLARHEESFHAVDALDHDPEASSESDPLQRLSLASISEDQSRVVKLVNSTLYDALKLHASDIHLGMTGQGLTIKYRIDGVLNGAGKASGSAFADQVISRIKVMAELDIGEKRVPQDGRFKVAVGDRQIDFRVSIMPSIFGEDAVLRVLDKQDLSDRVSGVQLQALGFADETLRALRRLAAEPYGMILVTGPTGSGKTTTLYAMISEINHGVDKIITIEDPVEYQLPGVLQIPVNEKKGLTFARGLRSILRHDPDKILVGEIRDPDTAQIAVQSALTGHLVFTTIHANNVFDVIGRFSQMQVDPYSFVSALNAVLAQRLIRLACPHCATACEHDDDTLYGSGLTREAVAGWTFVRAQGCGQCRGSGYRGRSAIAELLHLDDDLRQMIVERRPLAQIKTLACQRGLRLLRASALDLVRDGRTTLEEINRVTFI